One region of Candidatus Binataceae bacterium genomic DNA includes:
- a CDS encoding beta-propeller fold lactonase family protein — translation MIGASLAWLVAGCGHSIQTSGGPGPTPIPGPEFVYATNNADSAISIYSADAKTGILSLVSSSTTAGSGAGAAGLTATPNGKFLYALNSQTSEIFCFSINETTGLLTPTSQGSISTGAGTQPVALTLSEGGNFLYVVDKQNDQIFQYSVNAQGILKPLVPPTVSVVPSDSTLHQAPVSITYSAFATAAVFVANQNSGLIVSFDVAKNGGQLSISEDIPSLGTVAGIPNWLQISGATLYVADGGLNSPGGPGGQVSIFGVLGSIFPPGMSFLGAVGTGNSAGQPVGLWVDPFFPLLFTANDGADNASAYPIVATGLGTPSIQDNFTSLGNVTTDPTGIFFYGTDTSEGLIFQGSIATSTGAISPIGGGSIPTESPANPGSKPFQVIVVQTPATSP, via the coding sequence GTGATCGGGGCATCACTGGCGTGGTTGGTCGCGGGATGCGGCCATAGCATTCAAACCTCCGGCGGACCGGGGCCGACGCCGATACCGGGTCCGGAGTTCGTCTACGCGACGAACAACGCCGACTCGGCGATCAGCATCTACAGCGCTGATGCAAAGACCGGCATCCTGTCCCTGGTCAGCAGCAGTACGACTGCGGGCAGCGGGGCAGGGGCGGCAGGTTTGACCGCGACGCCCAACGGCAAATTCCTTTACGCGCTCAATTCGCAGACGAGCGAGATTTTCTGTTTCAGTATCAATGAGACGACCGGCTTACTGACGCCGACTTCACAGGGCAGCATAAGCACCGGAGCCGGAACTCAGCCAGTGGCCTTGACGCTCAGCGAGGGTGGGAACTTCCTCTACGTCGTCGATAAACAGAACGACCAGATTTTCCAGTATTCAGTGAACGCGCAGGGGATTCTGAAGCCACTTGTTCCGCCGACGGTGTCAGTCGTGCCCAGCGACAGCACCCTTCATCAAGCCCCGGTCTCGATTACTTACTCGGCGTTCGCGACTGCAGCAGTGTTCGTTGCGAACCAGAACTCCGGACTGATCGTCTCCTTCGACGTGGCGAAGAACGGGGGGCAGCTCTCCATATCGGAGGACATACCGAGCCTGGGCACCGTCGCCGGAATACCGAATTGGCTTCAAATCAGCGGCGCGACGCTCTACGTTGCTGACGGCGGACTGAATTCTCCAGGCGGCCCTGGTGGGCAGGTCTCGATCTTCGGGGTTCTCGGCTCGATATTTCCCCCCGGCATGAGCTTCCTCGGTGCCGTTGGTACCGGTAACAGCGCTGGTCAGCCCGTCGGGTTGTGGGTCGATCCGTTTTTCCCGCTGCTTTTTACCGCCAATGACGGCGCGGATAACGCTTCAGCGTATCCAATCGTGGCGACTGGCTTAGGCACGCCTTCGATCCAGGACAACTTCACGAGCCTTGGCAACGTGACGACCGATCCAACGGGGATATTCTTCTACGGCACCGATACTTCCGAAGGTCTGATCTTCCAGGGGTCGATCGCCACCTCGACCGGCGCGATTTCTCCGATCGGTGGCGGTTCGATCCCTACCGAGAGTCCGGCCAATCCGGGGAGCAAACCTTTCCAGGTGATAGTCGTTCAGACGCCTGCTACGAGTCCGTGA